A DNA window from Gemmatimonadaceae bacterium contains the following coding sequences:
- a CDS encoding creatininase family protein encodes MSQPPTGAPTPRRLKQTRPADVAALIERDPRLIIPVGTCEQHGPHLPLGSDTLIVERLSSDLSSEFGVLLAPTVEYGVNVVTERGFAGNASLRKKTLHRMLNDLLDTWESTGVREFILLTAHEHDPHLEALSTLITSVARVRAVDIFGVDFNDLLEGQSEPMHGDEVDTSLLLYLAPELVDMSLAKDYMMSRDELRRYRRGWLRIPAASPGSIGRPTLASAEKGRAIYERIYSRIRERIFVAPPVES; translated from the coding sequence ATGAGTCAGCCTCCGACCGGCGCGCCGACACCGCGCCGATTGAAACAAACGCGTCCCGCCGACGTCGCCGCGCTGATCGAGCGCGACCCGCGGCTCATCATCCCCGTCGGCACGTGCGAGCAGCACGGACCGCATCTGCCGCTGGGCTCCGACACGCTGATCGTCGAGCGACTGTCGTCGGATCTGTCATCCGAGTTCGGAGTGCTGCTCGCCCCGACAGTCGAATACGGGGTGAACGTCGTGACGGAGCGCGGTTTCGCGGGCAATGCCTCACTGCGCAAGAAGACGCTGCACCGAATGCTCAACGACTTGCTCGACACCTGGGAGTCGACCGGTGTGCGCGAGTTCATTCTGCTCACGGCCCACGAGCATGACCCCCACCTGGAAGCGTTGTCGACGTTGATCACGTCGGTGGCGCGCGTGCGCGCCGTTGACATCTTCGGCGTGGACTTCAATGATCTCCTCGAGGGTCAGAGCGAGCCCATGCACGGCGACGAAGTGGACACTTCTCTCCTTCTGTACCTTGCACCCGAGCTCGTCGACATGAGCCTTGCGAAGGATTATATGATGTCGCGGGACGAGTTGCGACGATACCGCCGAGGCTGGCTGCGAATTCCGGCAGCGAGTCCCGGGTCGATCGGACGGCCGACGCTCGCCTCGGCGGAGAAAGGCCGCGCCATTTACGAGCGCATCTATTCGCGAATTCGCGAGCGTATCTTCGTCGCCCCGCCGGTCGAATCGTGA
- a CDS encoding DUF6134 family protein, with product MRLVVTCAASFVAVLASTAVPASAQGRPVDEGTFVVTRPGAPQETESFKIWRLEGGALLATGSLTSGQERITSSLRTDSLGTPLMYTVTVREKGADRTKITAETRGGRLQSHTLDQRGDESMREYPVSQGNSLVLEDDLVHQLFFAALAKRTGSVQVINPRAATGGRATMSALGLEPIDVGGHSVTAAHYSLIASSGRRDFWVDSAGRLLRVEAPSQGLKAVREELPR from the coding sequence TTGCGATTGGTCGTCACGTGCGCTGCCTCGTTCGTCGCTGTGCTCGCATCGACCGCGGTGCCGGCGAGCGCACAGGGCAGACCCGTGGACGAAGGGACCTTCGTGGTCACGCGTCCGGGCGCGCCACAGGAAACCGAGAGCTTCAAGATCTGGCGGCTCGAGGGTGGAGCCCTGCTCGCAACGGGCTCGCTGACATCCGGCCAGGAGCGCATCACGTCATCGCTGCGGACCGATTCACTCGGGACGCCGCTGATGTACACCGTCACGGTTCGAGAGAAGGGGGCGGATCGCACGAAGATCACGGCGGAGACACGCGGCGGTCGATTGCAGTCGCACACGCTCGATCAGCGGGGCGACGAGTCCATGCGCGAGTATCCGGTGTCCCAGGGCAACTCGCTCGTGCTGGAAGACGATCTGGTGCATCAGCTTTTTTTCGCGGCGCTCGCGAAACGGACGGGTTCCGTGCAGGTGATCAATCCGCGCGCGGCAACGGGTGGTCGCGCGACGATGAGCGCGCTCGGTCTGGAGCCCATCGACGTCGGCGGACACTCCGTGACGGCGGCCCACTATTCGCTAATTGCGAGCTCAGGCCGACGTGATTTCTGGGTCGACTCAGCGGGTCGTTTGCTGCGTGTAGAGGCACCGTCGCAAGGGTTAAAGGCCGTTCGAGAAGAATTACCGCGGTGA
- a CDS encoding TolC family protein → MRSMRLVALLAIPAQLAFAQAPARSELTLEDAIATAHRNNPNYLTTENNLRNSVSQVRQAYSALLPSANTSFSTRYQQGGTQFVQGVAIGGSGDTYQSSYQLGLSYNINGAVAFAPRAARAGRDAAEADITSAAALLRSQVTTQYIQALKSQAQADLTDSLLSTATGQLDLANAKMAVGAATIVDVRNAEVGVGQAQVNQVIAHNNAQIDKVRLFQLMGVPANPDAKLTTTFSTALPSFSLDSLLALAHKVNPDLEADKSRQYAAQMNVRSAQMSYLPSLFVSTGWGGNSLSFADDNFLINQRAAQAASGFASCLSADSLRSRVGLSSFNCGSPTLTQAQIDQIRSGNNQFPFKFDRNPIGIGATLSFPIFNNYQREAQVEQARVQRDNATYSLRARNLQLTTDVTNAYLTLIAAAKTVQLQEQTAMKAAQELAAVQERYKVGATTFLDVTTSRGQYEQAQIGRVNAIYDYHTAFANLEQAVGRPLR, encoded by the coding sequence ATGCGTTCGATGAGACTCGTCGCTCTCCTGGCGATTCCGGCGCAACTTGCATTTGCCCAGGCTCCGGCTCGCAGCGAACTGACTCTCGAAGATGCGATCGCCACAGCGCACCGCAACAACCCAAACTACCTGACCACGGAGAACAATCTCCGGAATTCGGTATCGCAGGTTCGGCAGGCGTACTCCGCGCTGTTACCGAGCGCGAATACCAGCTTCTCAACGCGGTACCAGCAGGGCGGCACGCAGTTCGTGCAGGGCGTCGCCATCGGCGGCAGCGGCGACACGTATCAGTCGTCATACCAGCTCGGGCTGAGCTACAACATCAATGGCGCGGTCGCGTTTGCTCCGCGTGCCGCGCGGGCGGGCCGTGACGCGGCGGAAGCCGACATCACGAGCGCGGCGGCCTTGCTGCGCTCGCAGGTGACGACTCAATACATTCAGGCGCTCAAGTCGCAGGCGCAGGCGGATCTGACCGATTCACTGCTCTCGACCGCGACGGGCCAGCTCGATCTCGCGAACGCCAAGATGGCGGTCGGCGCGGCCACGATCGTCGACGTGCGCAACGCGGAAGTCGGCGTCGGCCAGGCGCAGGTCAACCAGGTCATTGCGCACAACAACGCGCAGATCGACAAGGTGCGACTGTTCCAGCTCATGGGCGTGCCGGCGAACCCCGACGCGAAGCTCACCACGACGTTCTCGACGGCGCTGCCGAGCTTCTCGCTCGACTCGCTGCTCGCGCTCGCGCACAAGGTCAATCCGGATCTCGAGGCGGACAAGTCGCGGCAGTACGCGGCGCAGATGAACGTGCGCTCGGCGCAGATGAGCTATCTGCCGTCGCTCTTCGTGAGCACCGGCTGGGGCGGCAACTCGCTCTCGTTCGCGGACGACAATTTTCTGATCAATCAGCGCGCGGCGCAGGCAGCGTCGGGGTTCGCGAGTTGTCTTTCGGCGGACTCGCTGCGGAGCCGGGTCGGCCTGTCATCCTTCAATTGCGGATCGCCGACTCTGACGCAGGCGCAAATTGACCAGATACGTTCGGGGAACAACCAGTTTCCCTTCAAGTTCGATCGGAACCCGATCGGTATCGGCGCGACACTGTCCTTCCCCATCTTCAACAACTACCAGCGGGAAGCGCAGGTCGAGCAGGCGCGCGTACAGCGCGATAACGCGACGTACAGCCTGAGAGCGCGAAACCTTCAGCTTACCACTGACGTAACGAACGCATACCTGACGTTGATCGCCGCGGCGAAAACCGTACAGTTGCAGGAGCAAACCGCGATGAAGGCAGCGCAGGAGCTGGCTGCGGTGCAGGAGCGGTACAAGGTGGGTGCCACGACGTTCCTCGACGTCACCACCTCGCGCGGCCAGTACGAGCAGGCACAGATCGGCCGCGTCAACGCGATCTACGATTATCACACGGCATTCGCCAACCTCGAGCAGGCGGTTGGCAGGCCCCTCCGCTGA